The following nucleotide sequence is from Flavimarina sp. Hel_I_48.
TTCCGCGCTTAAAAGTACAAGCTACAAAACCGCCCAGATCTGTTACCACACCTCCGCCTACGTTAATCATAAGACTTTTGCGATCCCCGTTAAGTTCTGAAAGTGCTGCCCACACACCTGAACAGGTTTCTATGTTTTTGAAATCTTCACCTGCATCTATTTCAATAATTTCTATCGTTACACCCGTTTCAAGATTGCTCAAAAAATGAGCAAGACAGTGCTCATGGGTATTTGAGTCCACAAGAATAAATAGGGTACTATATTTTGAGGTCAATAGATGCTCATTAAGTAGGGTGTAGCCTTTTTCTTTTAGAACAATTGGATAGTCCTTTGCAGCAATGATGCTCATAACTTTAAGTATTTGATTCTGGGAAATTAATATACTTTTATAAATAAGCTTTTTAATTCGCAGTATATTTGCCGCAATTTTAAAAAAAAATAATGTTAGACAATAAGATTTTTGAAGATACTAAGACTGCATTTGCGCTAAAATCTGATAGTGAGCTTGATCGCGCATATTTTTTATTTAAAATGATTTCTGTACAACCACTGGTAAAAGTGGGTACAGCGGTGACCCGTTTTGCCCTTAATGCTAAATTGCCTGTCGAAAAACTAATACGCGCGACGGTTTTTGATCATTTCTGTGGGGGTGTAAATGTGGAAGACTGTAGTACTACCGTAGAGAAGATGCACACTAAAAATGTACATTCGGTATTGGATTTTTCAGTGGAAGGGGAAGAGGAAGAACGTCTTTTTGATGCGGCAGCAGATAAAGTCTGCCACGTTATTGAATTTTCGGAAGATAAAAAATCAATGCCGTTTTCGGTATTTAAACCTACCGGGTTCGGGCGTTTTGAAATCTTTCAGAAATTGAGCGCCCGTCAGGAATTGACTGTTTCCGAAGAGAAAGAATGGAAGCGGATCAGGAACCGTTTTGACCGTGTTTGCGCAAAAGCAGATGAGGCGGATATTTACCTGCTCATAGATGCAGAGGAGAGCTGGATGCAGGATGCAGCTGATATGCTCGTTGAGGAAATGATGGAAAAGTATAACAAGGAGCGTGCGGTCGTTTCAAATACCATACAATGCTATCGCTGGGATCGTATGGATTATGTAAAAGTTTTGCACCAGGAAGCTCAAAAGAAAAATTATAAGTTGGGCTTAAAGATTGTGCGCGGGGCATATATGGAAAAAGAACGCAAGCGTGCTGAAGAAATGGGCTATGATTCTCCAATTTGCAAAGATAAATCAGAGACAGATGCACATTTTAACGCAGTTATGGCCTATAATTTTGAACATCTGGATGACATCTGGATGTTTGTAGGCTCTCATAATGAGGAAAGCAATTATCTTGCAATGGAGCTAATGCGTCAAAAAGAAATCCCTAATAACGATCCCCGTGTATGGTTTGGTCAATTATATGGTATGAGCGATCATATAAGCTTTAATATGGCCGCGGAAGGTTTTAATGTGGCGAAATATCTCCCCTTTGGCCCTGTTAAAAATGTAATGCCCTATTTAATGCGAAGGGCAGAGGAAAATACTTCTGTTGCGGGACAAACAAACAGGGAACTCACCCTGTTACAGAAAGAACGCAAACGAAGGGATTAATACGTTTGAATTAGATCAACGTTTCACAGCAATAGATTCCACAGTGACATAATCTGCTTCTTCACAAATAGAAACCGAAGCATTAATGGGATTTGTTTCATTTTTTGAAGAAGTTATAAAATACATCCCGCAGGGTTTTAGATGTTGCTGACTTTTGTCAAAATCTACATTTCCTTCTAAGAACAAACGGTTCAGTTGCAGGGTGTCAATGCTTGTCTGCGCCATAAGCTGCTGTAATTCTGGAGTGATTTTATAACCTTTGTTGCGTATGGTTTTCAGGACGCGAGCGTTTGGCATATAATCACAGGAAGGTATTTCTGTTCCACTTCCTTTTAGAAAAAATGCGAGCAGTACGAGTCCTACCGCAAATCCCCCTATGTAATAACTAACCCGTTTTAAAATGTGCATGGAAAAAGTGATCTTAGGCTATTTTCAACATTCACGATAGAAAATATCCGATTAAAATATTGCTGTTTTGGAGAGAAAATTGCCCTAAAAGAACAATAAATTGATGTCTTTAAAGGGAATATCAAACCATTCTGAAACAGATCTGCTTGTCAGGATTCCGCGGTAAAAGTACAATCCGCTTTTTAAACGTTTGTCCATTCTCAAACTATTTTCCAGCCCACCGTGTTCCGCGATATCAAGTAAGTAAGGGGTAAAAATGTTACTGATAGATATGGAAGCGGTACGGGCATATCGAGAGGGAATATTCGGCACACAATAATGCAATACACCGTGTTTTAAAAAGGTGGGATTGTCGTGGGAAGTCACGTCGCTCGTTTCAAAACAACCGCCCATATCAATACTCACATCTATAATAACAGAACCATTTTTCATATATTCAACCATGTGTTCTGGTACGACAATGGGAGCCCTGTCCCTACCACGTACCGCTCCTATGGCAACATCACAGCGCCTTAGCGCTTTTAAAAGATTTTTAGGCTGTACTGTTGAAGTGTAAATGGTACGGCCCACATTGGTTTGCAGATTGCGCAGCTTGGTCAATGAGTTATCAAAAACTTTGACATTGGCGCCAAGTCCCAGGGCAGAACGCGTAGCAAATTCACCTACGGTACCAGCACCCAGAATAACAACTTCTACCGGGGGCACACCGCTAATATTACCGAACATAAGACCATTTCCCTGTCCTTTTGCAGACATAAGCTCAGCCGCAAGTAAAACCGACGCGGTACCCGCAATTTCACTTAATGCCCGTACGGCAGGATAGGTGCCATCATCATCCTTTATAAATTCAAAAGCGAGTGCGGTGATACGCTTCGTGGCCAATGCCTCAAAATATTCCTTTGATTGTGTTTTAAGCTGAAGCGCAGATATGAGAACCGTTTGCGGTTTCATCAGGGCAAGTTCATCAAGAGACGGTGGCTCAACCTTTAAAATCATAGGGCAGCCAAATACCTTTGCAGTATCAGCAGTAATTTCTGCACCAGCTTCAGAATAATGATGATCAGTAAACTTCGCATCTATGCCGGCTTTGCTTTCCATAAGCACGCGGTGCCCATTTGAGGTCAGGGCATTCACGGCATCAGGAGTAAGGCAAACACGTTTTTCCTGAAAATGGTTTTCTTTGGGAATACCTATAAAAAGGGCTCCTTTTTTCTTTTGGATTTCCAGTTTTTCCTCCTGTGGGAGGAGCTCTTCGCGGGTAAATGGACTGTTGGATAAATTAATGCTGCTCATGCACGCTTAAGATTTCATTGTTGAAATAGGAATACACTAAGGAGTATATTCTATTTAGTAATGGCTAAGCTAACAAAAATAAAGTATATATGTGCTTTTGCCAAAATGAAAGCAAAGGGAGTATTAAAAGAAATAAAAGGATGTTTTAAAAAGTCTATTGTAAAATTTACTTTAAGCAATTAAGATGAACATCAACTAACCCATATATAGGGGCTCATTATCATCATCGTCCTCATAGTTCTCTTCTTCTTCCTGAGCGGAAAATGAAGAATAGCTAGCTTCAAAAGGATAATCCTTTTTGTTTTCTTCTTTGATGTCACCTTTAAGTGTAACTCTTTTAAGTTCAGAATAATCAATGTTATGAATTTTATCAAAAATCTGCATTCTTATTCCGTATGAGAAAATTAGCATTATAAAAATAATAGGAGCTAAAATATAAAATTCATTACTATCCATCCATTTTAAGTCATCATTTAATGTAAGATATATCTGAATACCAAACATTAGTATGGGAATAAGTATGGCATGATACCACCAATGTTTGCATGTAAAAAACCAAATCATCATAAAAATTAAGGGGAAGACTTTACTTACTAATGTCCAAGCGACAACATAAACACTTTCGTAATATTTACTATCATAAGTAAACTCTAGACCCAAAAAAGAGGCTTTCCAAATTTTGACATTTGGAAAGCCCTCATATAAGTAATAAAGATACGGAGATGCTACTAAAAAAGCGGCAATAAGACTACCCGTGAGTAGGGACTTTAATTTGACTTTTGAGTATTTCTTTTGCTGCTTGGTTTGCATTTGATTGATCTTGAACTGTTACATAAGACATTGCAGTTGCACCAGCAATCAATAATCCGAATAATAAAGCTTTGATTTTCATAATTAAGAATTTTATATAGTTATTATTTGTTTTTGTTGGTACAAATATCACTACATAAAACCCCTAAAACCAAACTTTTGGATTATCGTAATTTTGCAAATTTCTGTCTGTAAAATGTGAATTAATTGATGTTTTTATTTGGACAATATTACCAATATTTTTACGATAATCATTATTTTTTTAATATAAACGCTGATTGTATGATATAATCTTCATTCAAATATTTTGAATGTAAGAAAAAACTTATAAATGTTAAATTTAAAATATTTTTATTTTAACTTCGTTTAGGAAACCGTTAACATTCTTTTTACGTTGTTAATCGAGTTCAGTTTTACCGTATGTGATGGTTTTGGGAGAAAAGTGTTAATTTTTTGTGGCCATTCTATTAGTGTCCAACAGTTTTGTCCAAAATAATCGTCAAGTCCAAGTTGACCTACTTCAAAACTGTCCTCTATTCTATAAAAATCAAAATGATAAATAGGTAGTTCATTTTTATCCCTATACTCATTTACAATAGAAAAAGTAGGACTGCTTACAGAATCCAGTGAGCCTAGGTTTTTCACAATGGATTTAATAAGGGTTGTTTTGCCCGCTCCCATTTCTCCCTCAAACAATATTGTTTTATGTTTGCAGTAGGCTATGATATTTTTTGCTACTTGATCAATCTCTGCTAATGTGTATGTTATTTCCACTATTCTTATTCTTTAAAATGGTTCAATCTTTTAAAATCCAATTTTTCACTATATAAAAATGATAGCATTAGAACATAAAGATGAATTGATATATTAAATGAAAGCACAATTATTTAGAACTAAAAAGCGATCAATAGTTCTTGGAACCACTGACCGCTAGTAATTTAGCTATAACAATTTATTTTTTTAAGCTTAAAATCATTTTTAACTATTTTGGGTTCATTACAACGAAAGGAATAATCATTTCCTCCAGCGATACGCCTCCATGCTGATATGTATTTCTATAATAGCCCACATAATGGTTATAATTATTGGGGTAAGCAAAAAACAGATCGCCTTTAGCAAAAATAAATGAACTGCTCATATTGATAGTAGGCAAGTGTATCTCTTTAGGATCTGTGGCTGCCAGAACATCCTTATTTTCATATGTAAGACTTCGGCCCGTCTTATAGCGTAAATTCAAGCTTGTATTTTTATCCCCAATGACCTTAGATGGATTTTTTACATTGATGGTACCGTGATCTGTAGTGATCAATAATTTGAGGCCCATTTGTTGTGCTTTTTGAATCATTTCAAGAAGGGGGGAATTCTTAAACCAACTTTCAGTTAGTGAGCGGTAGGATTTGTCGTTTGATGCCAGTTCTTTAATAACTTCCATCTCTGTTTTAGAATGAGATAGCATATCTACAAAGTTGTATACTAAAACGGTCAGATCATTATTTTTTAAAGAATTGAAATTCTCAACCAGCTTTTTACCTGCTCTTAGATTGGTAATCTTATGATATTCCCACTTTATTTCCAGGCCTAATCTCTTGAGCTGTGCTTCCAGGAATTTATCTTCGTTCATGTTTTTGCCGCCTTCTTCGGTATCATTGAGCCATAAGTTGGGATATCTGGCTTCCATATCGCTGGGCATTAAGCCCGAAAATATGGAATTACGTGCATATTGTGTAGCTGTGGGCAAAATACTGCAATAAGCTTCTTCGCTCTCTTTTTTATAGTAATTACCTATTATCGGTTCAAAAGCTTTCCACTGGTCATACCGCAAGTTGTCTATAACTATGAGTAGGGTAGGGGTTTTATCCTTTAAATGCGGTGCAATACGTTCTTTAAATAGCGTATGCGACATGATGGGTTTCTCAGTATTCTTAAACCATTGTGGATAATGGCGCTCTACG
It contains:
- a CDS encoding proline dehydrogenase family protein; this translates as MLDNKIFEDTKTAFALKSDSELDRAYFLFKMISVQPLVKVGTAVTRFALNAKLPVEKLIRATVFDHFCGGVNVEDCSTTVEKMHTKNVHSVLDFSVEGEEEERLFDAAADKVCHVIEFSEDKKSMPFSVFKPTGFGRFEIFQKLSARQELTVSEEKEWKRIRNRFDRVCAKADEADIYLLIDAEESWMQDAADMLVEEMMEKYNKERAVVSNTIQCYRWDRMDYVKVLHQEAQKKNYKLGLKIVRGAYMEKERKRAEEMGYDSPICKDKSETDAHFNAVMAYNFEHLDDIWMFVGSHNEESNYLAMELMRQKEIPNNDPRVWFGQLYGMSDHISFNMAAEGFNVAKYLPFGPVKNVMPYLMRRAEENTSVAGQTNRELTLLQKERKRRD
- a CDS encoding alanine dehydrogenase, encoding MSSINLSNSPFTREELLPQEEKLEIQKKKGALFIGIPKENHFQEKRVCLTPDAVNALTSNGHRVLMESKAGIDAKFTDHHYSEAGAEITADTAKVFGCPMILKVEPPSLDELALMKPQTVLISALQLKTQSKEYFEALATKRITALAFEFIKDDDGTYPAVRALSEIAGTASVLLAAELMSAKGQGNGLMFGNISGVPPVEVVILGAGTVGEFATRSALGLGANVKVFDNSLTKLRNLQTNVGRTIYTSTVQPKNLLKALRRCDVAIGAVRGRDRAPIVVPEHMVEYMKNGSVIIDVSIDMGGCFETSDVTSHDNPTFLKHGVLHYCVPNIPSRYARTASISISNIFTPYLLDIAEHGGLENSLRMDKRLKSGLYFYRGILTSRSVSEWFDIPFKDINLLFF
- a CDS encoding response regulator, with translation MTAIKILWVDDEIDLLKPHVLFLEQKNYEVTTCQSGSEAIELVEKDNFDIVLLDENMPGITGLETLSEIKQRRDTLPVIMITKSEEELIMEEAIGSKIADYLIKPVNPNQILLSLKKNLDTSRLVSEKATLNYQQEFRKIAMDMAMVRTFDEWVDLYQKLVYWELELENIEDQGMHEILESQKAEANNQFFKFVERHYPQWFKNTEKPIMSHTLFKERIAPHLKDKTPTLLIVIDNLRYDQWKAFEPIIGNYYKKESEEAYCSILPTATQYARNSIFSGLMPSDMEARYPNLWLNDTEEGGKNMNEDKFLEAQLKRLGLEIKWEYHKITNLRAGKKLVENFNSLKNNDLTVLVYNFVDMLSHSKTEMEVIKELASNDKSYRSLTESWFKNSPLLEMIQKAQQMGLKLLITTDHGTINVKNPSKVIGDKNTSLNLRYKTGRSLTYENKDVLAATDPKEIHLPTINMSSSFIFAKGDLFFAYPNNYNHYVGYYRNTYQHGGVSLEEMIIPFVVMNPK
- the tsaE gene encoding tRNA (adenosine(37)-N6)-threonylcarbamoyltransferase complex ATPase subunit type 1 TsaE; protein product: MEITYTLAEIDQVAKNIIAYCKHKTILFEGEMGAGKTTLIKSIVKNLGSLDSVSSPTFSIVNEYRDKNELPIYHFDFYRIEDSFEVGQLGLDDYFGQNCWTLIEWPQKINTFLPKPSHTVKLNSINNVKRMLTVS